The Burkholderia mayonis genome window below encodes:
- a CDS encoding histone deacetylase family protein, producing MLTYFHPDQSLHHPRTYYSRGRMRTPQEVPDRAVRLAAAALAMGFAVREPVDFGIAPIAAVHDVGYLRFLETAHREWKKMPEDWGDEVMSNIFVREPNALRGVLAQAGRYLADGSCPVGADTWRAAYWSAQSALAAAAAVRDGAREAYALCRPPGHHARVDAAGGFCYLNNAAIAAQALRARHARVAILDTDMHHGQGIQEIFYARRDVLYVSIHGDPTNYYPAVAGFDDERGAGDGYGYNVNLPMPHGSSEAVFFERVDDALRELRRFAPDALVLSLGFDIYRDDPQSQVAVTTEGFGKLGNLIGGMRLPTVIVQEGGYHIESLEANAQAFFGGFGAARG from the coding sequence ATGCTCACTTACTTCCACCCCGACCAATCGCTGCATCATCCGCGCACGTACTATTCGCGCGGCCGGATGCGCACGCCGCAGGAGGTGCCCGATCGCGCGGTGCGGCTCGCCGCGGCGGCCCTTGCGATGGGCTTCGCGGTGCGCGAGCCGGTCGACTTCGGCATCGCGCCGATCGCGGCCGTGCACGACGTGGGCTACCTGCGCTTTCTCGAAACCGCGCATCGCGAATGGAAGAAGATGCCCGAGGATTGGGGCGACGAAGTGATGTCGAACATCTTCGTGCGCGAGCCGAACGCGCTGCGCGGCGTGCTCGCGCAGGCGGGCCGCTATCTCGCGGACGGTAGCTGCCCGGTCGGCGCCGACACGTGGCGCGCCGCGTACTGGTCCGCGCAGAGCGCGCTCGCGGCGGCGGCGGCGGTGCGGGACGGCGCGCGCGAAGCGTACGCGCTGTGCCGGCCGCCCGGCCACCATGCGCGCGTCGACGCGGCGGGCGGCTTCTGCTACCTGAACAACGCGGCGATCGCCGCGCAGGCGTTGCGCGCACGCCATGCGCGCGTCGCGATCCTCGACACCGACATGCACCACGGCCAGGGCATCCAGGAGATCTTCTACGCGCGGCGCGACGTGCTCTACGTGTCGATCCACGGCGATCCGACGAACTACTATCCGGCCGTCGCGGGCTTCGACGACGAGCGCGGCGCGGGCGACGGCTACGGCTACAACGTGAATCTGCCGATGCCGCACGGATCGAGCGAAGCGGTGTTCTTCGAGCGCGTCGACGACGCGCTGCGCGAGTTGCGGCGCTTCGCGCCGGATGCGCTCGTGCTGTCGCTCGGCTTCGACATCTATCGCGACGATCCGCAGTCGCAGGTCGCGGTGACGACGGAGGGTTTCGGCAAGTTAGGAAACCTGATCGGCGGGATGCGGCTGCCGACCGTCATCGTGCAGGAGGGCGGCTATCACATCGAGAGTCTCGAAGCGAATGCGCAGGCGTTCTTCGGCGGATTCGGCGCGGCGCGCGGCTGA
- a CDS encoding Zn-dependent hydrolase, with translation MTSAFDRRSPAVNGERLWRSLAEMARIGGTANGGVRRLAATDDDRRGRDLFARWCRDAGLAVGVDEIGNLFARRAGANAGAPPVLIGSHLDTQPEGGRFDGAYGVLAALEVVRSLNDAAIVTRKPIEIVSWTNEEGARFAPAMLGSAVAAGVMPLADALAVRDAAQATLADALDRIGYRGARQAARPAIDAYFEAHIEQGPVLEANGAEIGVVTGGQAIRWLDVTIAGQPAHAGTTPIAHRRDALFGFAQIADGIERMLADFAPHGLATIGCVGIPNASRNTIAGAVVFTLDLRHPDDATLDEMARAAADVCARIAAQRGLRIDASTHWTSPATPFDAACVASVEAAAERFGYRHERIASGAGHDAIHLAKHCPSAMVFIPCVGGLSHNEAEDVLPDDATRGANVLLGAVLDRAGVADR, from the coding sequence ATGACGTCCGCATTCGATCGGCGATCGCCCGCCGTGAACGGCGAGCGACTGTGGCGTTCGCTCGCCGAGATGGCCCGGATCGGCGGGACCGCGAACGGCGGCGTGCGGCGGCTCGCCGCGACCGACGACGACAGGCGCGGCCGCGATCTGTTCGCGCGTTGGTGTCGCGACGCAGGGCTCGCGGTCGGCGTCGACGAGATCGGCAATCTGTTCGCACGCCGCGCGGGCGCGAACGCCGGGGCGCCGCCCGTCCTGATCGGCAGCCATCTCGACACGCAGCCGGAAGGCGGGCGCTTCGACGGCGCCTACGGCGTGCTCGCCGCGCTCGAGGTCGTGCGCAGCTTGAACGATGCGGCGATCGTCACGCGCAAGCCGATCGAGATCGTGTCGTGGACCAACGAGGAGGGCGCGCGCTTTGCGCCTGCGATGCTCGGTTCGGCGGTGGCCGCGGGCGTGATGCCGCTAGCCGATGCACTCGCCGTGCGCGACGCCGCGCAGGCGACGCTTGCCGACGCGCTCGATCGGATCGGTTATCGCGGCGCGCGGCAGGCGGCGCGGCCGGCGATCGATGCGTACTTCGAAGCGCATATCGAGCAGGGGCCGGTGCTCGAGGCGAACGGCGCCGAGATCGGCGTCGTGACGGGCGGGCAGGCAATCCGCTGGCTCGACGTGACGATCGCGGGCCAGCCCGCGCATGCGGGAACGACGCCGATCGCGCATCGTCGCGACGCGCTGTTCGGCTTCGCGCAGATCGCGGACGGAATCGAACGGATGCTCGCGGACTTCGCGCCACACGGGCTCGCGACGATCGGCTGCGTCGGGATTCCGAATGCGTCGCGCAACACGATCGCGGGCGCGGTCGTGTTCACGCTCGACTTGCGCCATCCGGACGACGCGACACTCGACGAGATGGCGCGCGCGGCGGCCGATGTCTGCGCGCGCATCGCTGCGCAGCGCGGCTTGCGCATCGACGCGTCGACGCACTGGACAAGCCCCGCGACGCCGTTCGATGCGGCTTGCGTCGCGAGCGTCGAGGCCGCGGCCGAGCGCTTCGGCTATCGGCACGAACGGATCGCGAGCGGCGCCGGGCACGACGCGATCCATCTCGCGAAGCACTGCCCGAGCGCGATGGTGTTCATTCCGTGCGTCGGCGGGTTGTCGCACAACGAAGCCGAGGATGTGCTGCCCGACGACGCGACGCGCGGCGCGAACGTGCTGCTCGGCGCGGTGCTCGATCGCGCGGGCGTGGCGGATCGATGA
- a CDS encoding MFS transporter, with translation MTAPQPSVRQPVRAAGAAFVGTMIEWYDFYIYATAAALVFGELYFPSGDPFVSTMASFGTFAVGFFARPLGGIVFGHLGDRIGRKKALMTTLAMMGVATVCIGLLPSYERVGTLAPVLLVLLRIVQGVAVGGEWGGAVLMAGEHAPPGRRTFFASFAQLGSPAGLILSLVAFRAVTSLDKADFLAWGWRLPFLASAVLLIVGIVIRLGVNESPEFEAVKRTRATAKLPIADVFRSASGLVLLCIGANTIGIAGVYFTNTFMIAYTTQQLGISRSTILDCLFAVAIIQFVAQPIAAWLAEKLGGARFLKLAAVAAMASPYPMFMLVTSGRPGAIVVGIALAVVCMAGFYSVIAGFVSGVFPARIRYSAISLSYQVCGALAGGLTPLVGTWLAHRHAGAWLPLALFYTCLAGLSLVSIVALDARRSARGASGNEVLEAR, from the coding sequence ATGACTGCCCCCCAACCGTCCGTGCGCCAGCCGGTGCGCGCCGCTGGCGCCGCGTTCGTCGGCACGATGATCGAGTGGTACGACTTCTACATCTATGCGACTGCCGCCGCGCTCGTGTTCGGCGAGCTATATTTTCCGTCCGGCGACCCGTTCGTCAGCACGATGGCGTCGTTCGGCACGTTCGCGGTCGGCTTTTTCGCGCGGCCGCTCGGCGGCATCGTGTTCGGCCATCTCGGCGACCGGATCGGCCGCAAGAAGGCGCTGATGACGACGCTCGCGATGATGGGCGTCGCGACCGTCTGCATCGGCCTCTTGCCGAGCTACGAGCGCGTCGGCACGCTCGCGCCCGTGCTGCTCGTGCTGCTGCGGATCGTGCAGGGCGTCGCGGTCGGCGGCGAGTGGGGCGGCGCGGTGCTGATGGCGGGCGAGCACGCGCCGCCCGGGCGGCGCACGTTCTTCGCGTCGTTCGCGCAGCTCGGCAGCCCGGCGGGGCTCATCCTGTCGCTCGTCGCGTTTCGCGCGGTCACGTCGCTCGACAAGGCCGATTTCCTCGCGTGGGGCTGGCGTCTGCCGTTTCTCGCGAGCGCGGTGCTTTTGATCGTCGGGATCGTGATCCGGCTCGGCGTCAACGAATCGCCCGAGTTCGAGGCGGTCAAGCGGACGCGCGCGACCGCGAAGCTGCCGATCGCCGACGTGTTCCGCTCGGCGTCGGGCCTCGTGCTGCTGTGCATCGGCGCGAACACGATCGGCATCGCCGGCGTGTACTTCACGAACACGTTCATGATCGCGTACACGACGCAGCAGCTCGGCATTTCGCGCTCGACGATCCTCGATTGCCTGTTCGCGGTCGCGATCATCCAGTTCGTCGCGCAGCCCATCGCCGCGTGGCTCGCCGAGAAGCTCGGCGGCGCGCGCTTCCTGAAGCTCGCGGCCGTCGCGGCGATGGCGTCGCCGTATCCGATGTTCATGCTCGTGACGAGCGGGCGGCCCGGCGCGATCGTCGTCGGCATCGCGCTCGCGGTCGTCTGCATGGCGGGCTTCTATTCAGTGATCGCGGGCTTCGTGTCCGGCGTGTTCCCGGCGCGCATCCGCTATTCGGCGATCTCGCTGTCCTACCAGGTGTGCGGCGCGCTCGCGGGCGGGCTCACGCCGCTCGTCGGCACGTGGCTCGCGCATCGCCACGCGGGCGCGTGGCTGCCGCTCGCGCTGTTCTATACGTGTCTTGCGGGGCTGTCGCTCGTGAGCATCGTCGCGCTGGATGCGCGCCGCTCGGCCCGCGGTGCTTCGGGTAACGAAGTATTGGAGGCGCGCTGA
- a CDS encoding LysR family transcriptional regulator yields the protein MRPAAVRFLNDRLDWNLLRTFLVIMQERSVSRAAARLHVTQPAMSQALKRLEDTLGHTLIQRRGPHFEPTHAGAEVYRIASEIYGTISQLDTELDDAAADLTGSIRLLSVSRIESGVYDSFLADFHRQYPRVDLQIEVMRSSDIISSLLQKTATAGLSLCRNPVDKLARTPFLRQRYAIFCGRHHRLYGQTQLTTNDLLAENFVSFTSDQIGDSLSPLTVFRDQKGFTGRIVAASPSLDEVRRLIFAGYGIGCLPEHIVRDDLVRQRLWRLPPEEGLVDIDIFLLWHRERKMNAAEHAFLEGFERAMQRYALDERLSVEP from the coding sequence ATGCGCCCCGCCGCCGTCCGTTTCCTGAACGACCGCCTCGACTGGAACCTGCTGCGCACGTTCCTCGTCATCATGCAGGAGCGCAGCGTGAGCCGCGCCGCCGCGCGGCTGCACGTCACGCAGCCGGCCATGAGCCAGGCGCTCAAGCGGCTCGAGGACACACTCGGCCACACGCTGATCCAGCGCCGCGGCCCGCACTTCGAGCCGACCCACGCGGGCGCCGAGGTATACCGGATCGCGAGCGAGATCTACGGCACGATCTCGCAGCTCGACACCGAGCTCGACGACGCCGCGGCCGACCTGACGGGCTCGATCCGGCTGCTGTCGGTGAGCCGCATCGAATCGGGCGTCTACGACTCCTTCCTTGCCGACTTCCACCGGCAATATCCGCGCGTCGATCTGCAGATCGAAGTGATGCGCTCGTCCGACATCATCTCGTCGCTGCTGCAGAAAACCGCGACGGCGGGCCTGAGCCTCTGCCGCAACCCGGTCGACAAACTCGCACGCACGCCGTTCCTGCGGCAGCGCTACGCGATCTTCTGCGGCCGCCACCATCGCCTCTACGGCCAAACGCAACTGACGACGAACGATCTGCTCGCGGAGAACTTCGTGTCGTTTACGAGCGACCAGATCGGCGACAGCCTGTCGCCGCTCACAGTGTTCCGCGACCAGAAGGGGTTCACGGGACGCATCGTCGCGGCGTCGCCGAGCCTCGACGAAGTGCGGCGTCTCATCTTCGCGGGCTACGGGATCGGCTGCCTGCCCGAGCACATCGTCCGCGACGATCTCGTGCGCCAGCGGCTCTGGCGGCTCCCGCCGGAAGAAGGCCTCGTCGACATCGACATCTTCTTGCTGTGGCATCGCGAGCGAAAGATGAACGCGGCCGAGCACGCGTTCCTCGAAGGCTTCGAGCGCGCGATGCAGCGCTACGCGCTCGACGAGCGGCTGTCGGTCGAGCCGTGA